One stretch of Armigeres subalbatus isolate Guangzhou_Male chromosome 2, GZ_Asu_2, whole genome shotgun sequence DNA includes these proteins:
- the LOC134218170 gene encoding uncharacterized protein LOC134218170, whose protein sequence is MKAFAILSMALAVASCAAVDDSSSKKDKRGLWDLGYGQESLGFDDHHEVKHITTTITKKVPVPYPVEVEKHIPVEVKVPYPVEVEKKVPVIVEKNVPVYVEKKVPVHIDRPVPYPVEVKVPVIQKEYVEVPKPYAVHVEKPVPVVVHKPVYIEKHVPVTVTIKKHTKHWH, encoded by the exons ATGAAG GCGTTCGCTATATTGTCCATGGCTTTGGCCGTTGCTTCCTGTGCGGCAGTTGACGATTCCTCCAGCAAGAAGGACAAACGTGGTCTGTGGGACTTGGGTTACGGACAGGAATCGCTTGGATTCGATGACCATCATGAAGTGAAACACATAACCACCACCATCACCAAGAAGGTCCCAGTGCCGTATCCGGTTGAGGTCGAGAAACATATTCCCGTTGAGGTGAAGGTGCCGTACCCGGTCGAAGTTGAAAAGAAGGTTCCAGTCATTGTGGAAAAGAATGTTCCCGTGTATGTGGAGAAGAAGGTCCCAGTCCATATCGATCGCCCCGTTCCATACCCAGTCGAAGTGAAAGTCCCCGTTATTCAGAAGGAATACGTCGAAGTGCCGAAACCCTACGCAGTTCATGTTGAGAAGCCCGTTCCAGTGGTTGTGCACAAGCCAGTGTACATCGAAAAGCACGTTCCAGTGACCGTTACCATCAAGAAGCACACGAAGCACTGGCACTAA